TTGAGAACTGGGCCATGGTCTGCCACCTGTATTTGAACGGCAGCTTTCGCCAGCCATGCTTGACCACGAATCCCCCGGCACCCGCTATCGCCCCGTGGTCGGGCGCATAGTATACCAGTGCCAGCGGGTAGGTGTATCGCCCCCAGCTCTGGGCCATTCGTGCTTCGTCATCTTCGGGCGCGGGTGGAAGGAAAAGCTCATCGGGATGTCGCTCGTGCGGCTTGCTCTCATCGAGCTTGGACCGCTTGCCCAGAATGACAGAATTGTCTCCCCGGTCGTCGTAGAAGAGCGTTTCGCCGCCACTTCCTCTCACGAAGCTGGAGTCCACCATCACGTCGTCCCCTCCTCCGGGCAGGATGCGGAGCTTGATGCTTGTTTCGGAGTCCCCTCGAACCGTGATGCGATCGGAACCGCCATGCGTGAGTATCCGGATTTCCTTTGTTTCCTCGGGCAGGAAGGTTCGGTCGAAATACGGGACTCCGGATGTTAGCACCTTTACGTGGACCGCGCCGCTGGCGAGCCGTTCTATCTCTGCGACGTCGTCCTCATCGGTGGAATGCAAGTCAACGTACTTGGCCAGCAGCGAATAGTAATCGTCGGACATCTGGCGCAGCTGATCACGGCGAGTCTTCAGCTGATCTTCGAGCTCCTTGCCGTGGAATGCGTAGATTTCCGCCGGCAGATTCGATACGGCTTCCACGATCACGGTATCAGTTAGACGCTGCTCCATGTCGGCCGCAACGGAATCCCAGACGGCCTTTTTGAGACCGACCAGCAGACGACGGTCCATCTCTCTTCCATTGAATGATGCGCCCTCAATACTGGGGTACCTTCCGGAGAAGGAAACGTACTGGCGTTGGTAGATCCTCGTGAGTGACATCATCAGGCCGTCATTGATCTTGAAGGCCTGGTCACGGTCCTTCGGAACCGGAAGCCAGCGGTAGGAACCATCCGCGTTCTCCATGCGGGCCCAACGCCACTGGTCGAAGTGGCGATCTCTGTCGCCGACATAGACGTCGAACAGACGGGCCCGCAGAAAGCTCACCGCATCGACTCTCTGTCGAGCATCCTTTTCAAGGTCGTCGAACATCCCGGACGAAGAACTCACTTTGGTCGATCCGGCAAATCCCGGCTCCCCGTCCGGCCCTTCGTTGGGTCGCTCCTCGATGGCGCCGACGAGTCCGGCAAACTCTTCCTGAAACTCGCCGAGCACTGGGTCATTCGGCATCACGTAGAGCGTCGGCGTCACGTGCAGGATGCCGAGCGCATCGCTAAGCTTCGGGATTATCAGCGAGGCGTACGGATGCTGGGAGCTGATCTGGTCGTTAACCACATTCCCGACAAACGTGTGCCGAAGATCGTCGGGAAGACCTCGCGCAGGATCTTTGTCGAGAGAGCGAAACACGTATCGGATCCCGTCGGTGCCCCGCATGTGCAGACTGGTCGTCTGTCCGAATCCGCCCTTCTTGATAGGTGTCAGTCCACCGGCAAATTTCGAAATGTCCATGACCTCGATCTTGACGGGAATCCCCCAGATGTCGCGATACTCGGTACCGAAGATCCAGCGATGAAGGGGGCCAGCCGAATATCGCGGATTCGGGGCAACAGAAACTCTGGCTCCGGCAATGGCATCTTCGGGCGGCACCTGGGCTGTCACGACCGACGCTACGGGCAGACCGACAAGCAGCAGCGCGAACCAGCAGGTGCAGATCTGACGAATGACGGTTGACGGATGATACACTCGTGTCTTCCTCAGATTACTGGCCGTTAGCCCTATCACTTGTCCAAAAGGTTCGAGTCAGGAATCTACTGGATGCTGGCGCGTTTGACGATAGCTGAAACGGTCGGTTCAGAAAATCGTGACAAAAAGAAGACACGCTGCAGGACTACTAAGAACAAATGACTTCTCAAGTGTTTTTCCAAGCGGCGGCCACGAGAGGCTCGCTTCACTCTCCTGGCCTCGCGCACGCGATCAGTATGCGAGAGCTGTTCCAATTCCCATGAGTGTCCGCGAAACCGAAGTAACTCCAGATGGGCAAGGGTTAGGGCGCTGCTACTCCACCAACGCACCTCTGCCAGGTTAGCACCTCACTCTCTACGGCAGTGTCGATGAGTTTGCTTTGGAGTTCCCCGGACTTAATCAGGATGATCAATTTCAGCAGAATCATCGGCTTCACATCAGCCACCTCGCCCTGCTGAAGTCTGAAGAAGAAGACCCCACTCGCTTTGTCCCGGGCGTTCCACTCCACCGGATATTCTCCTGGTTAACGCATACCGAACACCAAACGGGCGACGAGTCTTCCCGTAACGTCGTAGGCCTGCAGCGTCGCGAACGCGTGCTTTGGAGGCGAGAACTCGAGTGCGGTGGGAATGGGCGGTGATGCCGTTCATCCGCATAATGCACCGGCCGGAGCCTACGCGGAAATGAGGGATCTGCCGAGATCCGCTCAAGGCCCTTCCCCACGCGACATGCCGGCACCCACACGTAGGTTCGAAGCTGTCTAGTCCCGTTGCGTCCGCACGCTCCTCGGTCGGCCGCATCTGGCCGGACACCACACGCACCCGGCTGCGGCAAATCTCGATGGTGATTGACATGTTGACGTTCCGCGCACTCAAGATTGGTATTGTCCTCACTTCCGTATCCATTGG
The sequence above is drawn from the Rhodothermales bacterium genome and encodes:
- a CDS encoding BamA/TamA family outer membrane protein, whose translation is MYHPSTVIRQICTCWFALLLVGLPVASVVTAQVPPEDAIAGARVSVAPNPRYSAGPLHRWIFGTEYRDIWGIPVKIEVMDISKFAGGLTPIKKGGFGQTTSLHMRGTDGIRYVFRSLDKDPARGLPDDLRHTFVGNVVNDQISSQHPYASLIIPKLSDALGILHVTPTLYVMPNDPVLGEFQEEFAGLVGAIEERPNEGPDGEPGFAGSTKVSSSSGMFDDLEKDARQRVDAVSFLRARLFDVYVGDRDRHFDQWRWARMENADGSYRWLPVPKDRDQAFKINDGLMMSLTRIYQRQYVSFSGRYPSIEGASFNGREMDRRLLVGLKKAVWDSVAADMEQRLTDTVIVEAVSNLPAEIYAFHGKELEDQLKTRRDQLRQMSDDYYSLLAKYVDLHSTDEDDVAEIERLASGAVHVKVLTSGVPYFDRTFLPEETKEIRILTHGGSDRITVRGDSETSIKLRILPGGGDDVMVDSSFVRGSGGETLFYDDRGDNSVILGKRSKLDESKPHERHPDELFLPPAPEDDEARMAQSWGRYTYPLALVYYAPDHGAIAGAGGFVVKHGWRKLPFKYRWQTMAQFSTSGRGKIATGLSFPNASSKLSVTLSAYYSGLEFVRFFGFGNETDPVGDFPGEDFDSEFYRTRHTDLFFSPSLDIDLGGKTSLELGPAVQFVGVRSDADELLGQPFAQQSFFGSDDDLVLVSGNASLQIDTRDNPGAAASGFHLHAGGKLVPRVLGVDDEARDEGSYGRIFGSAAAYFTPGNAAKNPMVALRVGGEKVLGDFDDVPFYEAAFIGGAKNVRGFRENRFAGDAAVYGNAEVRLKVIRVKLIFPWDVGVHGLVDAGRVWYEEGDGADKIHTAFGGGLWLGILNRTQTISFSVASSDEETLFYARAGFHF